A single region of the Zootoca vivipara chromosome 2, rZooViv1.1, whole genome shotgun sequence genome encodes:
- the LOC118081494 gene encoding CD209 antigen-like protein C isoform X2: MKRALGTVSLRLKKRIDGALYSPNSFDDDDDYDDGGVVIPASQTTPLADRRGMDAKKAPANAESPQRKDSRRIHVRILYVLVVICFVVLSALLFLVLGKYSGLSEEMQALYLNQSEMLMRVKKDLDYVQATQKIMERTISNNFSELQDVTEFICSSRNYSHPCPKDWKTKEKNCYYISEEAKNWTDALWQCIYKRAYLVSIWSDDEQGFLRDNIHHAGTYWLGAAYNEKEGKWRWKEGDLLISTAFWDIGQPQMGAEKECGVMHPNGTWASAVCSLPYRWICKRRLFC; encoded by the exons ATGAAGCGAGCCTTGGGCACTGTGTCCCTTAGGTTGAAGAAAAGAATTGACGGTGCACTTT ATTCACCCAACAGTTTTGACGATGATGACGATTATGATGATGGGGGTGTGGTGATTCCTGCAAGTCAGACAACACCTTTGGCAGACAGAAGAGGCATGGATGCTAAGAAAG CTCCTGCCAATGCTGAGTCTCCACAAAGGAAAGACAGCAGAAGAATTCATGTTCGCATCCTTTATGTCTTGGTAGTCATCTGCTTTGTGGTGTTGTCAGCGCTACTCTTCTTGGTCCTGGGGAAGT ACTCCGGACTATCAGAGGAGATGCAAGCTCTGTACTTGAACCAATCAGAGATGCTGATGAGAG TGAAGAAGGACCTGGATTATGTGCAGGCGACACAAAAGATTATGGAAAGAACCATAAGCAACAACTTCAGTGAACTGCAGGATGTCACAG AATTCATCTGTAGCAGCAGAAATTACTCTCATCCGTGCCCCAAGGACTGGAAGACTAAAGAGAAGAACTGCTATTACATTTCAGAAGAGGCGAAAAACTGGACCGATGCTCTGTGGCAGTGCATTTATAAAAGAGCTTATTTGGTCAGCATTTGGTCTGATGATGAACAG GGTTTCCTGAGAGATAACATCCACCATGCAGGCACATACTGGCTGGGTGCAGCGTACAACGAAAAGGAGGGAAAGTGGAGGTGGAAAGAAGGCGATTTGCTTATATCTACAGC tTTTTGGGATATAGGACAGCCACAGATGGGTGCTGAAAAGGAATGTGGCGTCATGCACCCCAATGGAACATGGGCTTCCGCTGTATGTTCCCTTCCCTACCGATGGATTTGCAAAAGGAGACTGTTCTGCTGA
- the LOC118081494 gene encoding CD209 antigen-like protein C isoform X1 — protein MKRALGTVSLRLKKRIDGALYSPNSFDDDDDYDDGGVVIPASQTTPLADRRGMDAKKVVDPGYSPSYSSINPLPSDEATSSSNCAPANAESPQRKDSRRIHVRILYVLVVICFVVLSALLFLVLGKYSGLSEEMQALYLNQSEMLMRVKKDLDYVQATQKIMERTISNNFSELQDVTEFICSSRNYSHPCPKDWKTKEKNCYYISEEAKNWTDALWQCIYKRAYLVSIWSDDEQGFLRDNIHHAGTYWLGAAYNEKEGKWRWKEGDLLISTAFWDIGQPQMGAEKECGVMHPNGTWASAVCSLPYRWICKRRLFC, from the exons ATGAAGCGAGCCTTGGGCACTGTGTCCCTTAGGTTGAAGAAAAGAATTGACGGTGCACTTT ATTCACCCAACAGTTTTGACGATGATGACGATTATGATGATGGGGGTGTGGTGATTCCTGCAAGTCAGACAACACCTTTGGCAGACAGAAGAGGCATGGATGCTAAGAAAG TCGTCGATCCTGGATACAGCCCAAGCTATTCAAGTATCAATCCCCTTCCTTCTGATGAAGCGACAAGCAGTTCAAATTGTG CTCCTGCCAATGCTGAGTCTCCACAAAGGAAAGACAGCAGAAGAATTCATGTTCGCATCCTTTATGTCTTGGTAGTCATCTGCTTTGTGGTGTTGTCAGCGCTACTCTTCTTGGTCCTGGGGAAGT ACTCCGGACTATCAGAGGAGATGCAAGCTCTGTACTTGAACCAATCAGAGATGCTGATGAGAG TGAAGAAGGACCTGGATTATGTGCAGGCGACACAAAAGATTATGGAAAGAACCATAAGCAACAACTTCAGTGAACTGCAGGATGTCACAG AATTCATCTGTAGCAGCAGAAATTACTCTCATCCGTGCCCCAAGGACTGGAAGACTAAAGAGAAGAACTGCTATTACATTTCAGAAGAGGCGAAAAACTGGACCGATGCTCTGTGGCAGTGCATTTATAAAAGAGCTTATTTGGTCAGCATTTGGTCTGATGATGAACAG GGTTTCCTGAGAGATAACATCCACCATGCAGGCACATACTGGCTGGGTGCAGCGTACAACGAAAAGGAGGGAAAGTGGAGGTGGAAAGAAGGCGATTTGCTTATATCTACAGC tTTTTGGGATATAGGACAGCCACAGATGGGTGCTGAAAAGGAATGTGGCGTCATGCACCCCAATGGAACATGGGCTTCCGCTGTATGTTCCCTTCCCTACCGATGGATTTGCAAAAGGAGACTGTTCTGCTGA